Proteins from a single region of Helicoverpa armigera isolate CAAS_96S chromosome 21, ASM3070526v1, whole genome shotgun sequence:
- the LOC110383054 gene encoding sideroflexin-1-3 — protein sequence MSINLDKPRFDQKTYWGRAKHFVLLTNPINAFASDKQLNEAKKIVDEFRKTRVMPSGYDEDKLWATKYLYDSAFHPDTGEKMIRIGRMSAQAPMNTLITGCMITFYKTTPSIIFWQWTNQTFNALVNYTNRSGDAPLSSKQLLASYCAACGGALTTALYLNSKVKGMNPLYARLVPFAAVCGANFINIPMMRSNEILNGTPVYTPDGQRVGDSRVAACTGILLVCISRVGMALPGMTLVPMITNAAIQRRLFAPTSLAIVPLQLSLVCLCVTFATPLCCAFFEQQANISINTVESHIKETALKISPTTTSLYYNKGL from the exons ATGTCGATAAACTTGGACAAGCCGAGGTTTGACCAGAAGACGTATTGGGGTCGCGCCAAGCATTTCGTTCTGCTCACCAATCCAATAAATGCATTCGCTTCTGACAAACAGCTCAATGAAGCTAAGAAGATCGTCGACGAGTTCAG GAAAACAAGAGTTATGCCCTCCGGTTACGACGAAGATAAACTATGGGCCACCAAATATCTATACGACAGCGCGTTCCACCCCGACACTGGGGAGAAGATGATCAGGATCGGTCGCATGTCTGCGCAGGCGCCGATGAACACACTCATTACTGGCT gCATGATAACATTCTACAAGACGACTCCGTCCATCATTTTCTGGCAGTGGACCAATCAGACGTTTAACGCTCTGGTAAATTACACAAACCGTTCGGGAGATGCACCTCTTAGTTCTAA ACAATTATTAGCGTCCTATTGCGCTGCGTGTGGTGGTGCCCTAACTACTGCTCTATACCTCAACAGCAAAGTTAAG GGCATGAACCCACTGTACGCGCGACTGGTACCGTTCGCGGCTGTCTGCGGCGCTAACTTCATCAATATACCCATGATGAGGAGCAA TGAGATCCTAAACGGCACCCCGGTGTACACACCGGACGGGCAGCGCGTGGGCGACTCCCGGGTGGCGGCCTGCACCGGCATACTGCTCGTCTGCATCTCACGAGTCGGCATGGCACTGCCTGGCATGA CTCTAGTGCCAATGATAACAAACGCAGCGATCCAAAGGCGTCTATTCGCGCCGACATCATTAGCCATCGTCCCTCTGCAACTGTCTCTCGTCTGTCTGTGCGTCACGTTCGCCACTCCACTGTGCTGCGCCTTCTTCGAGCAGCAAGCTAACATTAGTATCAATACTGTTGAAAGTCATATAAAG GAAACCGCCCTAAAGATATCTCCTACGACAACTTCATTGTACTACAACAAGGGTTTGTAA
- the LOC110383051 gene encoding isocitrate dehydrogenase [NAD] subunit beta, mitochondrial isoform X1 produces MSRLARNVCRTLLQGSYMTHGSRGVQTASTVNGPAEIGISTLQSSSPEGRIKCTLIPGDGVGPELVYSVQEVFKAADIPVDFETFFFSEVNPTLSAPLEDVVNSIARNKCCIKGILATPDFSHTGELQTLNMKLRNALDLYANVVHVKSLPNVKSRHRDVDCIIIREQTEGEYSALEHESVPGVVECLKIITAAKSERIAKFAFDYAVKMGRKKVTAVHKANIMKLGDGLFLRSCEEMAKLYPRLQFEKMIVDNCSMQMVSNPNQFDVMVTPNLYGNIVDNLASGLVGGAGVVAGASYSAECAVFEQGARHIFSGAVGKNIANPTAMLLCSANLLAHVNLHPYSRMIKNAINKVLTDGKVRTKDLGGQSTTKDFTNAVIHSLCE; encoded by the exons ATGTCTCGTCTTGCTAGAAATGTATGCCGTACTTTGCTGCAG GGATCCTACATGACCCATGGGAGCAGGGGAGTTCAGACAGCGAGCACGGTAAATGGCCCCGCAGAAATTGGTATCAGCACCTTG cAATCGAGTTCTCCTGAAGGCCGCATCAAGTGCACACTGATTCCCGGAGATGGTGTTGGTCCTGAACTCGTCTATTCCGTTCAGGAAGTCTTTAAG GCGGCGGACATCCCGGTGGACTTTGAGACGTTCTTCTTCTCGGAGGTGAACCCGACGCTGAGCGCGCCCCTTGAGGATGTCGTCAACTCCATCGCGAGGAACAAGTGCTGTATCAAG GGTATCCTCGCCACCCCAGACTTCTCTCACACTGGCGAACTGCAAACTCTCAACATGAAGCTGCGTAACGCTCTTGACTTGTACGCCAACGTGGTTCACGTGAAGTCTCTGCCGAACGTGAAGAGTCGTCACCGCGATGTGGACTGCATCATCATCAGAGAGCAGACTGAGGGAGAATACTCTGCGCTGGAACACGAGAGTGTGCCTG GCGTAGTGGAGTGCCTTAAAATCATTACCGCAGCCAAGTCGGAGCGTATTGCCAAGTTCGCGTTCGACTATGCCGTGAAGATGGGCCGCAAGAAGGTCACTGCAGTACACAAGGCTAACATCATGAAGTTAGGAGACGGTCTGTTCTTGCGCAGCTGTGAAGAG ATGGCAAAACTATACCCCCGTCTCCAATTCGAGAAGATGATCGTGGACAACTGCTCCATGCAGATGGTGTCCAACCCCAACCAGTTCGATGTGATGGTAACACCGAACTTGTACGGTAACATTGTGGATAACCTGGCGAGTGGGCTGGTGGGCGGCGCGGGAGTTGTCGCCGGGGCTTCTTATAGTGCCGAGTGCGCTGTGTTTGAACAG GGTGCCCGTCACATCTTCTCGGGCGCGGTGGGCAAGAACATCGCCAACCCGACCGCCATGCTGCTCTGCTCCGCCAACCTGCTCGCACACGTCAACCTGCATCCATACTCGCGGATGATCAAGAATGCTATCAACAA GGTATTGACAGACGGAAAAGTGAGGACAAAGGATCTCGGAGGCCAGTCGACCACCAAAGATTTCACCAACGCCGTCATCCACTCCTTATGcgaataa
- the LOC110383051 gene encoding isocitrate dehydrogenase [NAD] subunit beta, mitochondrial isoform X2: MSRLARNVCRTLLQGSYMTHGSRGVQTASTQSSSPEGRIKCTLIPGDGVGPELVYSVQEVFKAADIPVDFETFFFSEVNPTLSAPLEDVVNSIARNKCCIKGILATPDFSHTGELQTLNMKLRNALDLYANVVHVKSLPNVKSRHRDVDCIIIREQTEGEYSALEHESVPGVVECLKIITAAKSERIAKFAFDYAVKMGRKKVTAVHKANIMKLGDGLFLRSCEEMAKLYPRLQFEKMIVDNCSMQMVSNPNQFDVMVTPNLYGNIVDNLASGLVGGAGVVAGASYSAECAVFEQGARHIFSGAVGKNIANPTAMLLCSANLLAHVNLHPYSRMIKNAINKVLTDGKVRTKDLGGQSTTKDFTNAVIHSLCE, from the exons ATGTCTCGTCTTGCTAGAAATGTATGCCGTACTTTGCTGCAG GGATCCTACATGACCCATGGGAGCAGGGGAGTTCAGACAGCGAGCACG cAATCGAGTTCTCCTGAAGGCCGCATCAAGTGCACACTGATTCCCGGAGATGGTGTTGGTCCTGAACTCGTCTATTCCGTTCAGGAAGTCTTTAAG GCGGCGGACATCCCGGTGGACTTTGAGACGTTCTTCTTCTCGGAGGTGAACCCGACGCTGAGCGCGCCCCTTGAGGATGTCGTCAACTCCATCGCGAGGAACAAGTGCTGTATCAAG GGTATCCTCGCCACCCCAGACTTCTCTCACACTGGCGAACTGCAAACTCTCAACATGAAGCTGCGTAACGCTCTTGACTTGTACGCCAACGTGGTTCACGTGAAGTCTCTGCCGAACGTGAAGAGTCGTCACCGCGATGTGGACTGCATCATCATCAGAGAGCAGACTGAGGGAGAATACTCTGCGCTGGAACACGAGAGTGTGCCTG GCGTAGTGGAGTGCCTTAAAATCATTACCGCAGCCAAGTCGGAGCGTATTGCCAAGTTCGCGTTCGACTATGCCGTGAAGATGGGCCGCAAGAAGGTCACTGCAGTACACAAGGCTAACATCATGAAGTTAGGAGACGGTCTGTTCTTGCGCAGCTGTGAAGAG ATGGCAAAACTATACCCCCGTCTCCAATTCGAGAAGATGATCGTGGACAACTGCTCCATGCAGATGGTGTCCAACCCCAACCAGTTCGATGTGATGGTAACACCGAACTTGTACGGTAACATTGTGGATAACCTGGCGAGTGGGCTGGTGGGCGGCGCGGGAGTTGTCGCCGGGGCTTCTTATAGTGCCGAGTGCGCTGTGTTTGAACAG GGTGCCCGTCACATCTTCTCGGGCGCGGTGGGCAAGAACATCGCCAACCCGACCGCCATGCTGCTCTGCTCCGCCAACCTGCTCGCACACGTCAACCTGCATCCATACTCGCGGATGATCAAGAATGCTATCAACAA GGTATTGACAGACGGAAAAGTGAGGACAAAGGATCTCGGAGGCCAGTCGACCACCAAAGATTTCACCAACGCCGTCATCCACTCCTTATGcgaataa
- the LOC110383052 gene encoding uncharacterized protein LOC110383052, with the protein MVARNYVVPEHHTYRLPKRLQMLSQPRKYFVCDDEDLPKYTKRGTRLSAIRGHLIDKNSDIAWPYLRRLMILKKMYKYKFSPERLERIDRMIEASNGTLYAKLANCAIDLKKYDVRDLKKKKGWTDTEWKRHMEYISQIAGPKKVFQPPPIKRGKSKPLDALMPRLNIISSRPDFKCYRRMSQETWYRNPEKVAPNALKYVISDRIKKLATPRAIPHDD; encoded by the exons ATGGTTGCGAGGAATTACGTAGTCCCTGAACATCACACCTACAGGTTACCGAAGCGACTACAAATGCTCAGTCAGCCCAGAAAGTACTTTGTGTGTGACGATGAAGACCTGCCCAAGTACACCAAGAGAGGGACCAGGCTATCTGCTATACGAGGACACCTCATTGATAAAAATAGCGATATTGCGTGGCCGTACCTGAG ACGTTTAATGATCTTGAAAAAGATGTATAAATACAAATTCAGTCCGGAACGGTTGGAACGCATTGATCGCATGATTGAGGCTTCTAATGGCACATTGTATGCGAAACTGGCTAACTGCGCAATagatctaaaaaaatatgacgtGCGAGACTTGAAGAAAAAGAAAGGCTGGACCGACACGGAGTGGAAGAGGCACATGGAATATATTTCTCAAATCGCGGGAcctaaaaaagtttttcaaccTCCGCCAATTAAG CGAGGGAAATCGAAGCCTCTAGATGCTCTGATGCCGAGACTCAACATAATAAGCTCACGGCCTGACTTCAAGTGCTATAGGCGAATGTCGCAGGAAACCTGGTACAGGAATCCAGAAAAG GTGGCGCCAAATGCCCTAAAATACGTGATCTCCGATAGAATCAAAAAGCTAGCGACCCCGAGAGCAATACCTCACGACGACTGA
- the LOC110383053 gene encoding uncharacterized protein LOC110383053 has translation MVFMRYEYPTNSFPYKISKRLNALSVPRKDFVDTQDEMPAYTATGTRKSALNGQTTDRVNDIAWPWTRRLMVIKRMYKRQFSQERLERIDRMIEAANGTLYSKLANCVIDLKKMDFRDVKKKKGWTESEWKKHMDYISAVAAPKREFKPPPVQRGKSMPLEALLPRIEAMMVRPDYKCYKRMSQEAWYRDPVKVPPNALKYVITERTKKLAAPRAMPRAE, from the exons ATGGTGTTCATGCGATACGAGTACCCCACCAACTCGTTCCCATACAAAATTAGCAAGCGTCTGAATGCTCTTAGCGTGCCTAGGAAAGACTTTGTTGACACTCAAGATGAGATGCCAGCTTACACCGCTACTGGCACCAGGAAATCTGCCTTGAACGGACAAACTACTGACAGAGTGAACGACATCGCGTGGCCTTGGACAAG GAGATTAATGGTCATCAAAAGGATGTACAAGAGGCAGTTTAGTCAGGAACGCTTAGAACGCATTGATCGCATGATAGAAGCCGCCAATGGTACCCTGTACTCCAAGCTAGCTAACTGTGTCATCGACCTCAAGAAGATGGACTTTAGGGacgttaagaagaagaaggGATGGACTGAGAGTGAGTGGAAGAAACACATGGACTATATCTCTGCGGTCGCTGCTCCTAAGAGGGAGTTTAAACCACCACCTGTTCAG CGAGGCAAATCCATGCCTCTAGAAGCTCTATTGCCGCGGATCGAGGCGATGATGGTCCGTCCCGACTACAAGTGCTACAAGAGAATGTCGCAAGAGGCCTGGTACAGGGATCCAGTAAAG GTACCGCCAAACGCCCTCAAGTACGTTATAACAGAGAGGACGAAGAAGCTAGCCGCTCCGAGAGCTATGCCCCGTGCGGAATAA
- the LOC110383050 gene encoding ileal sodium/bile acid cotransporter, whose translation MCPIWPLHLIILYLLALCPLWVICQAVPDLTATFMPANLTVNMNEYEYIDFTVTGTGMQAGDQFTLSTLNSHLAAADWNATQLTDEHVQSSTFRGRMKVTGKFLGRTNVTLQARRGTDSYPVKNGFPVIVVRPERVIDTIFVSSVATFVSLIFINFGCAMHWPTVKNVLKRPIGPLIGMCGQFLFMPLMSFGLGFLIFPNNPAMRLGMFFTGVAPGGGASNIWTFILGGNLNLSLAMTSISTLASFGFMPMWLFSLGQVVFRNAQIVVPYMRIATFVIGLLVPLGIGLAMQRFTPKIAAFMVRILKGFSTTLLLFIIVFAIVTNLYIFELFTWEIIVAGMGIPWLGYCFGYAAARVCRQPHEDALAISIETGIQNTGIAIFLLRYALGQPEADLTTVVPVSCAIMTPIPMTCIYIYQKIKACFINRRKHKKMLEEDITPRGDSPQPAIISTADLYGKSGKGLDPDVKTDLGHDNPEAGVSVAN comes from the exons ATGTGTCCCATTTGGCCTCTGCACTTGATAATCCTGTACCTTCTGGCACTATGTCCCCTGTGGGTCATTTGCCAGGCAGTGCCAGATCTGACTGCCACATTCATGCCAGCTAATCTGACTGTTAACATGAACGAGTATGAATATATCGATTTTACTGTTActg GAACGGGCATGCAGGCAGGAGATCAATTCACGTTGTCGACGTTAAATTCACACTTAGCGGCAGCCGATTGGAATGCAACGCAGTTAACGGATGAGCATGTTCAAAGCAGTACTTTTAGAGGCAGAATGAAGGTCACTGGGAAGTTCTTAG GCAGAACAAATGTAACTTTACAAGCACGCCGCGGTACCGACAGCTACCCAGTGAAGAATGGCTTCCCAGTCATTGTAGTCAGGCCTGAAAGGGTCATAGACACGATATTCGTTTCCTCTGTCGCCACATTT GTATCGCTGATCTTCATAAACTTTGGTTGTGCTATGCATTGGCCTACGGTGAAAAATGTACTCAAAAGACCAATAGGACCGCTTATAGGAATGTGTGGACAGTTCTTATTTATGCCACTg ATGTCATTCGGTCTAGGTTTCCTAATATTCCCGAACAACCCGGCAATGCGTTTGGGTATGTTCTTCACGGGAGTCGCGCCCGGCGGTGGAGCTTCAAATATTTGGACTTTCATATTGGGAGGAAATCTTAATTTGTCACTTGCTATGACTTCTATTTCTACTTTAGCGTCTTTTG GTTTTATGCCAATGTGGCTATTCTCCCTCGGCCAAGTGGTATTCCGTAACGCGCAAATCGTAGTTCCTTACATGCGCATAGCTACCTTCGTAATCGGCCTACTAGTACCTTTGGGCATAGGGCTGGCCATGCAACGCTTCACCCCTAAGATTGCGGCCTTCATGGTGCGAATTCTTAAAGGGTTCTCGACAACCCTATTGCTGTTCATCATTGTCTTTGCTATAGTGACGAATTTGTATATCTTCGAGTTGTTCACTTGGGAG ATCATAGTAGCCGGCATGGGTATCCCCTGGCTGGGCTACTGCTTTGGCTACGCGGCGGCTCGAGTGTGCCGGCAGCCGCATGAAGACGCACTAGCCATCTCTATAGAGACCGGTATTCAGAACACTGGTATCGCCATCTTTTTGCTCCGATATGCTCTGGGACAGCCTGAAGCTGATCTTACTACTg TGGTACCCGTGTCATGTGCCATCATGACTCCAATTCCTATGACTTGCATCTACATATACCAGAAGATAAAAGCTTG CTTTATCAACCGAAGAAAACACAAGAAAATGCTGGAAGAAGACATCACCCCCCGAGGAGATTCGCCACAGCCCGCAATCATCTCAACCGCTGATCTTTACGGGAAATCCGGAAAAGGTCTAGATCCGGACGTCAAAACGGATCTGGGTCATGACAACCCGGAGGCCGGGGTGTCAGTAGCCAACTAA